TCACCGATTCCTCTGGCCCTTGGCACATGTTCACTCCTAGGTGAGGCTCGGGCTCTGACAATCTTGGCTCTTGTGGGGTTTGGTAGAGGACGTGGCCGGCTTGGAGGCCTCCTGGAACTCTTTGGCCATGTAGTAGTAAcagacagcatccaggcagcagTTGGTGTCTGAGAGTTTGGCGGTGATGGACAGGGCACGGCTGAAGGTGTGGCGGACAGCACAGGTGTGGAGGTTCAGGGAGACCTGCACCGTCAGGACCACATGCAGGGGCAGGAAGCAGACGATAAACACGACCAAGTTGGCCCAGACCATATGAGTGGCCTTTCGGGTAGCCTCCGCCTGCCCCACATCAGTGACCGGCCTTCGCGCCAGCACAGTCACGACCTGCAAAGAGCAGAAGACCACGATGGCCAGCGGCAGGTAGAATCCCAGCAGCGAGAACGCGGAGGTGCTGAAGTTGTGCCGGCCTTGGTTGCCGAAGCAGAAGCCACCCTCCTGCACCCCCAGGCGCCAGCGCACTACCAGGGAGGTGATCACGATCACCCAGAGGGTCACACACACCGCAGCAGCCTGTCCCGGGGAGCGCAGCTCACGGGCACGCAGGGGATGCCGCACTGCCACGTAGCGGTCCACCGCGATGGCGGTGACCAAGCTAATGCTCATGTACCTGTTGACCAGGTAGATGCCCTGTGAGAGCTGGCAGATGGGTGTGTCCGAAACATCGTATTTCAAGGAGTACAACACGAACGGCAGGGAGCAGAGCAGGCAGAGGTCAGCCACGGCCAGGTTGGTCATATAGACGCGGGTCTCCGTCCACTGGTGCATGCGGTGGCAGAATACCCAGAGTGCCACGCTGTTGAGGAGCAGGCCCAGCACCAGCAGCAAGGCCGAGTAGACGATGAAAACGTTGTTGACTGGACCAGGCCACAGGATGTTGTTGCAAGTTGTATTATTCATGGTCCTAGGGTTGCAGGAGGGTTAGGAAGtcagtgaaggaaggaagagggaggggaccCAGGGAAAGGCCCTTTCCCCGGCCCAAGGTCTGCCCACTTCTGGGCAGGAATTCTGGAGCAGGCAAGCACCACACACCTGAAACTCCCCTTCCCAAAGTAACCATagaagctgtaaaaaaaaaaaaaaaaaaaaaaaaaaaaaaaaaaatctcaaagttgCCCTCAGGGCCTAATAACCTCTGTTCACTGGACAGGTAGGGAGATCAAAGTCTCCAGAGGTGATGGGAAGACCTAATATTGCAGTGACCATTCTGAAGCTAAGATAGAACGATCCCTTCCATCTCCTTGGACCAGCCTGTTGCAGGGGAGATAGCAGTAGTAGGGGTGTCTACAGGCCCTGTTCAGGAAACCTCCAGCCCTCTAAAGCTCAAGTCCCAGGCAGAGATGAACGCCCACCAGCCTCACCCAGCATGCAGCAGGGAGGCCTCGGCAGGGAGGCCTCAGAGGCAGCTCCACCTGTTGGCCTAAGGATCCCAAGGCTGGGCCTTGTAGCCTTCTTCCCACAACATGGCTGCAAGAAGACACCAGCATTTGATTGACAGACAATTCTGCCTGGCCTGGAAGACAACAGAGGGTGTAGTTTGAGATGGTCTCTGGAAAGCTGTGGAAACGTGTGAGGTACCACCGCTAGGCCAGCATCATCCTGACAGCCAATCCCAGGCTCAGGTCTGAGATCTGGGTTCCCAGAGGTAATAGTCCTGTCCTTCCAGGACCTGGATGTACTCAGAGGCCACTGTCCCTGCCATTTTCATGAATGTCTCCAAAGCTACACTCCCCTGTCCACTCTCTAGATGAGGCCCAGGAGGAGCCCATCAAACCCAGCCAGGTGCACTTGGCAGTGATCTGACATATGGTATGACAGGTGGCATACCAATCAGACACTCACTCACCCTACTCTCAGGCTAGCCTTAGCTACCCCACCAGAGGGGCGCTGGTATGTCTCCACAACATTGAGAGGGAAATGACCCAAGAAACTGTCAGCAAGTGCTGGACACctggcctgcccccccccccccttgtacCTGGTTGTGTCCCAGGACCCTGAAAGGTTGCAGGATTAGGTAGGCCATAGGTCTAGGGTTTACTGCAGGGGAAGATGTCAGAGGAGAACTGTGTTCACCAGGGGAAGGTAGCCCCAAGCCAGCTATCTGCCTTGGAAACATGGAAGGCATGTTTTCTTCCCCGTACAGGAAATGGACAAGCGCCCACCTCAGTGATTGCAAGCAGAGAGGGGAACACACGTCGGGGCTCATTTCCTCCTTGGTCCCCAGGGAACCTACGAGCCAGCAGTCCATTAGAGAGGCAAAGCACAACTTCCAGCTGAGATGACTATTCTGCTATCACATTTCATGTCGAGATCCCACGTCCGCCAAATTAGAAAGGCCAATTTGCTAGCAACCACAGTTTCACGAACCATGTGTTTTGTTTCCCTCTAAACAACCCAGAGTTCTGAGACTCCTGGGGGTACCTTGATCCAGGCTCCAAGGACTTCCTCAGAGTCCGACACTGACTGCTAACCTGCTCCTTCCAGTCTGCACCTCACTCTCTGATATACCCACCCAGAAGCAGCCTGTAGGGCCTCCAGCAGAATGGGTCCCTGGAATTTGTTCAGTATCCTATAGGGAGTTGGGCAGAATGGGTCCTGGGGTGCCCGTGCTAGGAAGGGCACCACAGCTCCCATCTAAGGCCTTTGCACCTGAAAACTTACACTGCTTACGCAGTCTTACTCCTGCCTCTGGGCTTGCAAGGGGCAGCCTGACTTCTCAGCAACCTGAAGCCAGTATACATGAGACATGGGAGCTCTTCTTGACCCCTCTCCAATGTCCACTGTGCCATATGGCTACATGGAGGCTTCTGTTACATACACAAGCTTGAAACTTTCAGGTCAGACTCAAATGGACCGGTATTTTCTAAGGTCAAGTCAGAACCTCTGTCCACTTAAAAGACAACACAGACCTCTAAGGAAGAAGGTTTCAAACAACCCAAGAGGTCGAGGTGCACAGATAGCTTGGAAGAAACATCTTACTCTGGGAACCCTGGTCCTTCAGCACCCTTCTCCCCAAAGTTCAGGATTTCAAGTCCCAGGACCCAGCTACAGACAGCATGTCCTGGTCTTGACTCAGTATAGCACAGGGACCATAGCCAGGACACCCCCAACTGCCTCAGAGGTGCAGGGGGGTTGCCCTTAACAGGCACAGACATCCATCGCATGTCCCGTAGAGGGATGCTTGCTGGTCAGTTTGGAGAAGCTGCCAGTGGATGCTGGGCTGGGGAAGGGGTGCCTTTAGGCTAGTAACTTCCTCCCTGGTGTGAAAGACCGGGCTGACACCGGGAAGGAAGCTAGCTGTGCCGGTGCAGACCCTTTACCTCTGAGCACGACGGAGCTTCCTTTTGGACGGCCACTCTACGGATTGAGCACTGACCATCCAGCAAAGAAGTCCATCTGCGGAGGCAGATGGAAAGACCGAGGCCATCCCTCGGTCACCCTGACGTCTGGATGGGGACCCACAGACCCCTGAGTGCCTCTCTGCTTATAATCAGGCCCAGGAGCCCCACCCACTGTCTGAGAGAAGAGGGCAAGAGCAAGGCACCATCAGTAGCATAGCGTAGAGGTGCTGAAACCACAGGCCCCTACGGAAATGCGCCTGGAAACTCGCTGCTCCTCTCAAAGGCACAaacagttgttttcttttctagctCTCGAGTGCAAGACACCACTTGCACAGAACAGACTTGGAAGTCTGATGTGGTCCGTACCAAGGCCTAGAGACATCCTGAGTTACTTTGTACTGGCCTCTTAGGTTATCCCCGCCCCACCTCAACCCCTAAGGAGAATAGTGGTGCACTGGTTCTGAGCAAGTGCTTCTGACCACTCCCCCAGGAAGCATACCCTAAGGACCCAAGGCCACCGCCCAGTCCCAACTGTGCTCAGGCATACCCATGTGCCATAGCTCAGCTGAATGTCCCCTACGTGACATAACCCAGCCCAATCTCATTCAACAGATCCCCTCTCCACCTCCTGTCTGACAGACCCCAGCTCAGCACCACCCATCTGACCAACTCCAATCCAGCCTCACCTCATCCGAGACAAACCCTATCCCTacccaccccctaccccatctGACAGACACTGGCTCAACCTTATCCATCTGATGAACCGAAGTCTTACCTCATCTGACAgaccccagcccagccccactTCATTAGCTCCTTCTCAGCCAGTTTTACTCCTCTGACAGACCCTGGCCTCAGCCCAACTCCCACCCTCACCTCACCTAAGGGACCCCAGCCCAGCCGCCATCTCATCCGACAGACGCCACGCCAGCCTTACCCATCTGACAGATCCCAGGCCGGCTTCATTCAGCCAATAGCCTCTAGCTGGGCATCACCAAGTGATAAATCCCATATAGGTCTGGCCCATCTGGAAGCCCCGCCTACATCATGTCATACATCTGTCCTCCCTAGGGCTTTGGATGGCCAACCACGGCTGTCCTGTTTTAGCTGGCCTGTAAGTGGAGCAGGCTGTTGGGCTTGTTGACGACAGAAACAGGGAGGCGGCCTCTCCCCGCCCCCTCAGCCTGCACTGCTCTCCTCAGCCCTAAGGCTCGGTTGAAAGGTGGGGAtttctggaagggaagctggtaCCTGACACCTACGGAGAAGCGGCTGCTCTGGAATCCACGTCTAACCAGGCAGTTCAACCCCACCTTCGGGTGCTTCCTCTTCTGTGGCTCATTTCATTCTTAGCACGACTGGGCAGGCCCCGCAGTATCTGTGGTCACAAAATACATCCTGCTCCCTGGCCGGGGGCAGCATGTTCCCTCTCTCCCACGCTCATGAAGATGTTGTGTTTGACAGTAGTGTCCCACATTCCCACCTGACAGATGACGCAACCAACGTGTGGatagggcagaggcaggcctgggtCAGTCAGCCCACAGACAAACCCACACAGGCCACTGCTGACCTACCAGCCAAGCCCACTGCCTCAGAAGCCCTTCCAGGGCTCATTGTCATAGTCCAGAACCTTCCCTTATGCCCGTGGGCCTTGGCAGGTGTTCTTTGCCCCAAACATCCTCACTCGGACCCAGGGCTCTTTCCCTGAGTCGCAGGCCACCCTTCCTGCAGATCACCCTCCCAGCCCAGCCATCCTTTCCCCCATAAGCTCCAGAGCATCTGACCATGAATAATGGATAGTCTTCAAAGACatcaagggactggagagatggctcagtggttaagagcactgactacttttccaaaggtcctgagttcaattcccagcaatcacatacacacaaccatcATAATCATAACCAACATAATCACAGCTCAcaaaccatctgcaatgggatcgaTGCCtgcctctggtgtgtctgaagagagctacagtgtactcatataaataaacctttttttaaaaaagccaccGAGGCGCTAGGGAGAGCTTCATCTTTacccttcccccttttcttttcacaGGTGGAAACAGATCCAGAGAAGGAATTTATTGGCTAGGGTGTCACAGTGGTGGCAAGTTTGGTGACAACACCTCCCCTGTATCTCCAGCTGAGCTCTCTGCCCAAAAGGAAGCCTTAGTTTGGCCCCAACTACCCCCTTCCACTGTTGCCACAGGCTAACCTATGCGTTGACTCCCTTTCCAGACCTGTCCCACAGTGGACACACAGCCTGCTGCGGAGGATCCCACCTGCAGCCAAGGCGCTTCCAGAAGTGTCTCCTGCCTAGTTACTGGACCGGGTTTCAATCCTTACTATCTCCCTACCTCAACCTCTTGCCTCAGGATCTGCCCGGTGGGTCAGTAGAAGGTGCTGCTGGGTAGAGGCGTGGTCCCCTACTGTCCTGCTGACTGGCTCACAGGGCAGTATCTCCAGGAGTTTCTTCCCTCGGACTAGATAGCTGGGGTGACAACAAGCAACATCAGgacccctctcccctcccactgggCTTCTCCCCAACAGCAGCCTAGTGACCTAGAGGGCTATGCTTTCCAGGAAGGCACTCAATGTGTGGAGATCAAGCTGGGCTCTGAGCCACCATCTTTTCTTACACAGGGCACAAGCTGCCCTCAGTCCTGTCTCCACATCCCACCAGGCCTCCACTTGTACTCGAAACTAGGCTCTGCAGGGGACTCAGGGAACTGCCATCCAAGCTGTCCAGTAGGGCTGCCTAGCCCTTTTCTCAGAGGATTTAGATCCCCAGGTCCCAGAGACCTGGATATTGCCGGTCAGGTTTCAGGTCCATGCCAAACCCACAGTCAGAACCATATCTGCAGGCTTCTGCAGGCCACTGGTGCCTCTAGAGCCTCAGTTTCCAGGTAGCGGCGAGTTCTCTCCCTGAGGCCTGCCTACCCCAGGCCTGCAACTCTCACCTTCTCCTATACTGAACCTGCTAAATCTACACCAggcccagtctctgtctctgtctgtctgtctgtctctctctctctatgtgtctctgtctgtctctgtgtctctgtctctccctctctgcctctgtctctccctctctgcctctgtctctccctgtctctctctgtttctctgttctctctctctctctctctctctctctctctctctctctctctctctctctctctctctctctctctctctctctctctctctctctctctcggcctGTGAGTCAGGATATAGCTTGTAGCTACTGCTGCTCCAgtaccatgataatggactgtagGACAGCCCCCAGctaatgctttcttttctaagatcTGCTGTAgccacggtgtctcttcacagcagaagGACACTGATTAAGACAAGTGCTCAGGCCTGCAGGCAGTTGGCAAGCAGCAGTCAGTGCCCCCCACTTGAGGATTCAGGGTACTGTGGCCACCTCCAGGGCCTGAGTGTGAGGTTGGATAGAGCCTCAGGGTCCATCCACCTTGCTAGGCTGACCTAGTGCCTAAGACAAAAGGAACACCGCGGTGACCCTGTCTTCGCCTAAACTTGACATTGATCTACacaagtatttttgcatttatctAACTAAGACAATCCCTAAggccttgattttgtttttcttgaagtctatttatttgttttagggCCTCCTAAGTGCTATGCCCCAGGCAAGTGACCATGTGACCACACACAGATGACCCAGCCCCAGGAGACAGGACAGACCTCAGCAGTGCAAGGTAGGGCTGGCAGAGGGGATGTGACCTAGCTCCCAGCTCTATACTGGCACtttcagttctctcttcccagaacCAGGTCTTGAAGTGACAGTTTCCCCagcaacacccctcccccactagcTGTCTCAAAGCCAGCAAAGACAGGACCCTGCTTCTAACATTATTTCGCTGATGGGTTCATGGACTAGAATCCACAAACCATTGGTGCAGAGCGGAAGTGTAACACCTGGAGGTGTGAGCCTGGCTCAGCCACTGGCTCTGCATGACCCGCCTCTCCTCCCCCATTCCACTCACACTCCCCGTCCTTCCAACACCAGTCCTCGGCCTGTCAAGACCACTTGGCTTCATTCCACAAGTCCCAGCCCCACTTCACAGGACAACAAGGTGCCAGAAATGGTAACATCCTTGAGCTCCACTTGAACTGAAGTCCCGCCCCATCTCAGGACTGAAGTCCCGCCCCATCTCAGGACTGAAGTCCCGCCCCATCTCAGGACGGCAAGATTTCAACTCCATCAAGGTAAGATCCCGTCTGCAAACCTTCTGTTGTCTGGAAGCTGCCAGCATTCAACCTGGTATCTTCTCCAGGTGAGACACCCGGGCCGGCACACCCTTACtccatcctccccctcccaccttgGACCCAGCAGCCCCTCCACAGGGCTGGCCTTCAATGACCCCTCTAATCTCAGCTGTCTGCTTTCTCTCCAGCTCGCCTTTGGGACTGCTGGACATTCccatgccacattttttttttctcctgggtGTTTTTGACCCCCTGTTGCTGTCCTACTCTTTGAGCTTGTGCCTTTGTCTCCTCAGCAAGGTGAGTCTGACAAGGTACAGTTAAGCACCAGGCCAGGGCTCTCACCTCCAACCCAGAACCTGGAAAAAGCTACCATCTTGGTCCTTGTCTCTGTAGGCCTCGTCAGGTAGCTGTATGCCATGGCCCGGACTTTAGGAATTAACTCTTACAAAACTCTCACCCGCTAGCAATATGCACTCAAGTGTCTGCTGGAGCGGCAGGACCTGGGACTCTCCTGAAAGACCCTGGTAGACTAAGGCTGTGGGGAGAGGGATCTTCCTTAAGCAGATTTGAAGGAGGTGACCCTGTGGGGAGGGATGACCAGGACACTGTTATCTCTGCCTTACCCCAGCCCCCGACTTTTCTGTGTATTTGAAAATTTCCCTAAGTTTGCATGAATAAAGAAGCGACTGTGCAGCTAGCCGTGAGATGGTCTGTGAATAGCAAAGTCCATCCGCTGTTTAGACAGACAAATTAGTCAGGCAGCTGGGGGAGATGATGCCACAGGCTAGTAACTTTGTTGTGGGGTCCCTTCACTCTGACACTTGTCCCATATAACCCCTCCATGGTTGCACCCCAACTCTCTTGGCCTTCCTGAACAAAGGAGGCCCCCTCAGACTCCTCCAACTTCCTGTTATGACAGCAAGAACCTCCAGCACTTGAAAGCGATTTGGGTTGTGAGTGGCAGGGGAGGTCGAAGCCTCCTCTGAGTGTGAGGTAACCAAAGGGGACTGATCAGGCAGCAGCCATTTTCTGTctattttcttaaacaaaaaaTGCTCTATGGCCTCTGAGATCTGTGCTGCCTGCTCACACGagcatgtctctgtgtatgcctgCCACAGAACCATGGCTGAAGACGAAAGTGCGAGCGTGGAGCTGAGAGAGCAGGCCTGGCTAGGCCTGGATTCACTCACCCTGTCAGGTGCCTGCCTTGCCACACAAATGGGCTTGCATTTTCCACTCAAACTGATTTAAAATGGTCATTTCAACAAAAATGTGGCCAAAGCAGAAAGAAGAAGTCAACTTAGTTTCAGGAAAAGCTGAGGTTAAGGTTCATGCTATAGTCAGTCATATCTGAGGCCCCGGGAGTCCACGGCCTCTGGGGAAGTCACTGGCTCCCTGACTATTCTCCAGCTTTCTGGAAATGAAGGCACTCACTCTCCCTTGGACAGCTCCAGCTCTGCTGCTCCTTGGCTGCCTCTCCTAGGAGCTGCTAAAAGCTCTTTCTggactctcttccctccccctgtaacTAGTGAAGTGCATTCCCACGCATGATTGCTGCAGCCCTGCTTGTCAGAATGGTCTTGCCCACAtcatctctctgtcttcctggccTCTCTTCTGTCTTAAACAGAATGTAGACCTGATGTATACACAGGCCCATTCCTTCAGCGGGCAACTCTGGTCGTGCTCTATGATCCTCTGCTGGTGAAATTTCCACAGACCATGGTTGAGAGCTCTAATGGGAGCTATTAGAAGATGGTCAAGGGACACGGTGAAAACCCAAACAATTCTCAAATATTGAATGGGACCCTTAGAGAGCCCTGAGGGAGTTTTAAGAGAAGTATGAGGGGATGGATATGAAAGGCTTCTGGGGACATCTGAAAGAGCCCTGAAGAGATTCTGAGGGAATCTGAGGTGAGCCTAAAGTAATCCCGAGGGATCTAGGGGATCCTGAGAAGGTCCTTAGGGGACACGAACAAAGTCTGAGAGGAGCCTGAAGCAGTCCTGAGAGGTTCTGTGGACATCTGAGGAGAGCTGTCAGGGTTCTAAGTCCTGAAGGGCTCTGCATTATGAGGGGGTGCCAAGTGGTAGCAGTAAGAGCCACTGCCCTTCCTGACCCACAcatctctctgtcttcctttgctCTAGGAGGCCAGCATCCACCTCCAGCAGCAAATGTGTCCTGAGAGATGTGTTATCCTTCCTTCTAGGAAATTAGTACCCACTTGTCCCCTTGGTGCCCACAGACAGTTTAGGTCAATAGGGGGCCCTAAGGACAACAAAATTATCATTACCCTCTGAGGGAAACCTTGCCCAGAGATCGCAGTAGGTGACTCATGGCAAGAGGGGGACCCTGCAGACTGAGGGAAGGTGGCAGCTCACTGACTTGCAGTCTCATTTACCCCTGTGGCTCACTCACCTCAGGCAGTGCTCTTCTGCTCCAGGTGGGCCTTCCCAAAGTGCTACCCGACACCTCTCTGGAACCCCGTGTGAGACATGGGATGTGACCTTGGGTGCTGTCACGCCACAGTTCCTGCCTCGTCAGAGCCTTGTTGCCCTTTACTGCTCCCAAATTGCTTACCCACACTCTCAgccctccttcccctttcttgaCTAGAAGGCTGGCTTCTGGCCACATGCCAGGCCCACGACTGGAGACGCTGTCTCCCTCCACAGTACTCCACTCACCAGCTGCCTTCCCCAGCCTCAAGGGGGTTTCAAGAACACTATACCTTTCTAGCAGAGTCTTCTCCACTCAATCCACCTCTAATTTGAGGGCCCCTCTAGCTACCCCAGGGCCCAAATTCAGAGCCTTGACAggcttctggggaaaaaaaatcacaggtccTGAACTGTGGCAGAGCCTTCAGACTAAAGAAATCTGGTGGGACAAAATGttagtagtggcacatgcctttaatcccagcacttgggaggcagatgcaggatccctgtgagtttgaggcaagcctggtctacagaactagttccaggacagccaggactacacagagaaatgttttctctaaataaataaataaataaataaataaataatacagccAGCTCATGAGAGTTGTGTGTAGTGCACATCTACTCTGCTCCAAGTGAAGCAATTACCACCCATAAGCTAACCCTGGGAAAGCAGGGCCAGCCTCTCAGTGAGGGGTCTTCCTATCCACCGGTCACCAGCCTTCTGCTTGGGTAGACTTAGGTAGTATGTTTTGGGTGGGCCAAGAGTTGGCTTAATTGGTACCCTAGACATACCAAGGCAGCTCTCTTGAGAAacacagagctgagagttctcacAGCACCCTTCCCGCTACTCCAGGGTCACCAGCCCTCTGAGCCACTTCCTCTGAGGTTGAGCAAGATGTGGCCGATGATAGACATTAAAGCAGAAGAAGATATGTACACGATATATTCTGTTAGCGATAGGAAGAAGTTATCCAGCATGATCAAGAAAGAGCAGGCACAAATTCAGCTCTCTTCGGCACCATCACATGAGTACACATCTAAAAGCCTGATGACACTCTCAGGGTGACTTCCTCGGGCACGACTCACTGATCCCTGGGACTTTACCCGAGGAGCCAGACAAGATCTGTATTCATTATCTGACCCAATAACCTCGTATCTAGGTAACTACCACAGACAGTGATGCTTCAGGGTCAGCAGTGCAGTGCAGATCTGCAGAGCGGTAACAGCACATAAGTCTCACACGTCTCACACGTCAATCTGCCAGGCTCTGGTCTGAAGAAAGGACACTGGCACCACGGAGCACGGCAGAGCTGTAAGAAGCAGGAGGGTGTCTAGGATTCTGTGTCTAGAATCTATTTTTAAGCCAGGAGGTagtggttgtgcatgcctttaatcccagcacttaggagccagaggcaggaggatctctgagttcaagaccagcctggtcaacacagttccaggacagccagggctacacagaaaaaccctgtcttgaaaaacaaaacaacaaaatccaaaatctttctaagcgtgtgtgtgtgtgtgtgtgtgtgtgtgtgtgtgtgtgtccgcgcgCGCGCGCTCAATGGTGGGGTTGAGGGAGTGTACTGGAACATTACAGTCCTCTTTTTACCTTTGATTTTTATATAGGATCTTACTAAGTTTCCCAGGCTGgttctgaactcactctgtatctcagacagaccttgaacttgtgatcttctggTATCAGCCTCTAAGTGAGCCTGAGAAAACATGTCCTTGCTACCAGACCCAGAcagtttatgtttatttttattcgttttctttttaatttttaaaagacagatgtataatagccagaagctggaaagaacccagatgtccctcaatggaggaatggatacagaaagtgtggtatatttacacaatggaatactactcagaaattaaaaacaatgaattcatgaaatttttaggcaaatggttggaactggaaaatatcatcctaagtaaggtaacccaatcacaaaagaacacacatggaatgcagtcactgataagtggatattagctcagaagctctgaatactcaagacacaattaacatatcaaataattccccagaagaaggaaggaaaggcttgatgcagcaatgtaggggattaccatgacagagaaatgggagggggatgattggggaaccgtggagggaagagggcttatgggacttatggggagggggaaacggggaatggggaaatcatttggaatgtaaacaaagaatatagaaaaaaaaaagacagatgtcACTGTAAAACTGAGGCCAGTGTGCTggtagtcttatgtcaacttaatacaagctagagttatctaaaaagagagaacttcaattgagaaaacacctccatcaGATCTGtggctgtaaggaattttcttaattagtgattgagggGGGAGGGCCCTAcccattgtgggtgctgccatccctgggctcctggtcctgggttctgtaagaaagcaggttgagctaGTCAGGGGatgcaagccagtcagcagcacccctccacagcctctgcctcagctcctgcctcctggttcctgccctgcttattgtcctgatttcctttaagGATGAACAGCAATCTGGAAGCATAAACAGAACCTTTCCTTTCTAACTTGCTTTTCGGCCAGGATTGGTCCATCACTGCAATCTAAACCCTGACAGCTAGCCTAAAACTCATGCTCCTTTGCCTCGGGGTGATGAAATTACAGGTCTAAGACACCACGCCCAGATACTTTATATCTTGTTTATA
The Apodemus sylvaticus chromosome 9, mApoSyl1.1, whole genome shotgun sequence DNA segment above includes these coding regions:
- the Gpr35 gene encoding G-protein coupled receptor 35 isoform X3, producing the protein MNNTTCNNILWPGPVNNVFIVYSALLLVLGLLLNSVALWVFCHRMHQWTETRVYMTNLAVADLCLLCSLPFVLYSLKYDVSDTPICQLSQGIYLVNRYMSISLVTAIAVDRYVAVRHPLRARELRSPGQAAAVCVTLWVIVITSLVVRWRLGVQEGGFCFGNQGRHNFSTSAFSLLGFYLPLAIVVFCSLQVVTVLARRPVTDVGQAEATRKATHMVWANLVVFIVCFLPLHVVLTVQVSLNLHTCAVRHTFSRALSITAKLSDTNCCLDAVCYYYMAKEFQEASKPATSSTKPHKSQDCQSPSLT
- the Gpr35 gene encoding G-protein coupled receptor 35 isoform X1; this translates as MASVFPSASADGLLCWMVSAQSVEWPSKRKLRRAQRTMNNTTCNNILWPGPVNNVFIVYSALLLVLGLLLNSVALWVFCHRMHQWTETRVYMTNLAVADLCLLCSLPFVLYSLKYDVSDTPICQLSQGIYLVNRYMSISLVTAIAVDRYVAVRHPLRARELRSPGQAAAVCVTLWVIVITSLVVRWRLGVQEGGFCFGNQGRHNFSTSAFSLLGFYLPLAIVVFCSLQVVTVLARRPVTDVGQAEATRKATHMVWANLVVFIVCFLPLHVVLTVQVSLNLHTCAVRHTFSRALSITAKLSDTNCCLDAVCYYYMAKEFQEASKPATSSTKPHKSQDCQSPSLT
- the Gpr35 gene encoding G-protein coupled receptor 35 isoform X2; this encodes MKPAWDLSDGTMNNTTCNNILWPGPVNNVFIVYSALLLVLGLLLNSVALWVFCHRMHQWTETRVYMTNLAVADLCLLCSLPFVLYSLKYDVSDTPICQLSQGIYLVNRYMSISLVTAIAVDRYVAVRHPLRARELRSPGQAAAVCVTLWVIVITSLVVRWRLGVQEGGFCFGNQGRHNFSTSAFSLLGFYLPLAIVVFCSLQVVTVLARRPVTDVGQAEATRKATHMVWANLVVFIVCFLPLHVVLTVQVSLNLHTCAVRHTFSRALSITAKLSDTNCCLDAVCYYYMAKEFQEASKPATSSTKPHKSQDCQSPSLT